A window of the Bradyrhizobium ottawaense genome harbors these coding sequences:
- the smc gene encoding chromosome segregation protein SMC, with protein MKLTRLRLHGFKSFVEPTDFLIEPGLTGVVGPNGCGKSNLVEALRWAMGETSHKSLRAADMDAVIFAGSGNRPARNHAEVVMSIDNADRTAPAAMNDSQVLEISRRIEREAGSVYRINGRDVRARDVQILFADAATGARSPALVHQGKIGEIIQAKPEQRRRVLEDAAGVAGLHARRHEAELRLRAAETNLTRVEDVIGQLAGQVDGLKKQARQAIRFREVAAKVRKAEATLFHLRWLEAHADVAEAAHTHDLNVREMAERTREQAEAARIQAIRASELPALREGEARAAAGLQRLTNARELLDREEARAKERVSELDRRLTQFAADIAREQQQNLDAEVALQRLDTEDSELKEEIKSRVEKRSGVDERVSEAEATLEAAEQMFGELTTALADLTAKRNQLEAGVRTHRDRLAKLDQDIANVASDEQKLAQETGSLGDVDALAGAMETAQESLAASEAAAHANEASHIAARQKLEASRAPLAEADKRVQRLETEARTISKLVNGETKNLWPPIIDGVTVAKGYEKALGAVLGDDLDAPVDPSAPMRWTNAGATFDDPALPAGVEPLASLVEAPAELTRRLAQIGVVPKERGAELVSQLKTGQRLVSLEGDVWRWDGFVAAAHAPTGAARRLAERARLVDIEHELEQARTDAAAKRQALEDAESELKMASGAETAAREAWRAAQREADTARERHATTEREINRHSARKSALTEAHTRLNADLTEAYGAHQTATAALEELPPTHDTEARLAAVRSDIEGHRRFAAQVRAEVQALAREAELADRRVQAILAERTEWQNRKQSAASQVTTVEARITEVTAERAELENAPAAFAEKRRALINEIEQAEGARRVAADALAAAESLMAETDREAKASLEALSSAREACARAEERMEGTKRRLSDIEREIHDMLEVEPHAVAALAELEPGAELPPLNEIEENLEKLRRDRERLGAVNLRAEEELREVEAQHTALTTERDDLVEAIKRLRQGIQSLNKEARERLLTSFETVNAHFKRLFVELFGGGEAALHLIESDDPLEAGLEIIAKPPGKKPQTLSLLSGGEQALTALALIFAVFLTNPSPICVLDEVDAPLDDHNVERFCNLLNEMTSSTETRFIIITHNPITMARMNRLYGVTMAERGVSQLVSVGLDDAVKILDQNVA; from the coding sequence ATGAAACTCACGCGCCTCCGCCTCCACGGTTTCAAGTCGTTCGTTGAACCCACCGACTTCCTGATCGAACCCGGTCTCACCGGCGTGGTCGGACCGAACGGCTGCGGCAAATCCAACCTGGTCGAGGCGCTGCGCTGGGCGATGGGCGAGACCTCGCACAAATCGCTGCGCGCCGCCGACATGGATGCGGTGATCTTCGCCGGCTCCGGCAACCGTCCGGCGCGCAACCACGCCGAAGTCGTGATGTCGATCGACAATGCCGATCGCACCGCGCCTGCGGCCATGAACGACAGCCAGGTGCTGGAAATTTCGCGCCGCATCGAGCGCGAGGCCGGCTCGGTCTACCGCATCAACGGCCGCGATGTGCGCGCCCGCGACGTGCAGATTCTGTTCGCCGACGCCGCCACCGGCGCGCGTTCGCCGGCACTGGTCCACCAGGGCAAGATCGGCGAGATCATTCAGGCCAAGCCCGAACAGCGCCGCCGCGTGCTGGAAGACGCCGCCGGTGTTGCCGGCCTGCATGCCCGCCGCCACGAAGCCGAATTGCGGCTGAGGGCAGCCGAAACCAACCTGACCCGCGTCGAGGACGTGATTGGTCAGCTCGCCGGCCAGGTCGACGGCCTGAAGAAGCAGGCAAGGCAGGCGATCCGGTTCCGCGAAGTCGCCGCCAAGGTGCGCAAGGCCGAAGCCACGCTGTTTCATCTGCGCTGGCTCGAGGCCCATGCCGACGTGGCCGAGGCCGCCCATACCCACGACCTCAACGTTCGCGAGATGGCCGAACGTACCCGCGAACAGGCCGAAGCGGCGCGTATCCAGGCGATCCGCGCCTCGGAACTGCCGGCGTTGCGCGAGGGCGAAGCCCGCGCCGCCGCCGGACTGCAGCGGCTGACGAATGCCCGCGAGCTGCTCGACCGCGAGGAAGCCCGTGCCAAGGAGCGCGTTTCCGAACTCGACCGCCGGCTGACGCAATTCGCCGCCGACATCGCCCGCGAACAGCAGCAGAACCTCGATGCCGAAGTCGCGCTGCAGCGGCTCGACACCGAAGATTCCGAATTGAAGGAAGAGATCAAGTCGCGCGTCGAAAAGCGTTCCGGCGTCGACGAACGCGTCTCGGAAGCGGAAGCGACGCTCGAAGCGGCCGAGCAGATGTTCGGCGAACTGACGACCGCGCTTGCCGATCTTACCGCCAAGCGCAACCAGCTCGAGGCCGGCGTGCGCACCCATCGCGACCGGCTGGCGAAGCTCGATCAGGACATCGCCAACGTTGCCAGCGACGAGCAGAAGCTCGCGCAGGAAACCGGCAGCCTCGGCGACGTCGATGCGCTTGCAGGCGCGATGGAGACCGCGCAGGAAAGCTTGGCGGCGTCCGAAGCCGCCGCGCACGCCAACGAAGCCAGCCATATCGCCGCGCGGCAGAAGCTTGAGGCCTCGCGCGCCCCGCTCGCCGAGGCCGACAAGCGCGTGCAGCGGCTCGAGACCGAAGCGCGCACGATTTCCAAGCTCGTCAATGGCGAGACCAAGAACCTCTGGCCGCCGATCATCGACGGCGTCACCGTCGCCAAGGGTTATGAAAAGGCGCTCGGCGCCGTGCTCGGCGACGATCTCGACGCGCCCGTCGATCCCTCCGCGCCGATGCGCTGGACCAACGCGGGTGCCACCTTCGACGATCCGGCGCTGCCCGCCGGCGTCGAACCCCTCGCCTCCCTGGTCGAGGCACCCGCCGAACTGACGCGTCGTCTGGCGCAGATCGGCGTCGTCCCCAAGGAGCGCGGCGCGGAGCTGGTGTCGCAACTCAAGACCGGCCAGCGGCTGGTGTCGCTGGAAGGCGACGTCTGGCGCTGGGACGGTTTTGTCGCCGCCGCCCACGCGCCGACCGGCGCGGCACGGCGTCTCGCCGAACGCGCCCGTCTCGTCGATATCGAGCACGAACTGGAGCAGGCCCGCACCGACGCTGCCGCCAAGCGGCAGGCGCTGGAAGACGCCGAGTCTGAGCTGAAGATGGCATCGGGTGCCGAGACCGCCGCCCGCGAGGCCTGGCGTGCCGCGCAACGCGAAGCCGATACGGCACGCGAACGCCATGCCACGACCGAACGCGAGATCAACCGCCACAGCGCCCGCAAGTCGGCGCTGACGGAAGCGCACACACGCCTCAATGCCGACCTCACCGAAGCCTATGGTGCGCACCAGACCGCGACCGCAGCGCTTGAAGAATTGCCGCCGACCCACGACACCGAGGCCCGGCTTGCCGCCGTTCGCAGCGATATCGAAGGTCACCGCCGTTTTGCGGCGCAAGTCCGCGCCGAAGTGCAGGCGCTGGCGCGCGAGGCTGAACTCGCCGACCGCCGCGTGCAGGCGATCCTCGCCGAACGCACCGAATGGCAGAACCGCAAACAGAGCGCGGCTTCGCAGGTCACCACCGTCGAAGCGCGCATCACCGAAGTGACCGCCGAGCGTGCCGAGCTTGAGAACGCGCCCGCCGCGTTCGCGGAAAAGCGCCGCGCGCTGATCAACGAAATCGAGCAGGCCGAAGGCGCCCGCCGCGTCGCCGCCGATGCGCTGGCCGCGGCCGAAAGCCTGATGGCGGAAACCGACCGCGAGGCCAAGGCGTCGCTTGAAGCGCTCTCCTCAGCCCGCGAGGCCTGCGCCCGTGCCGAAGAGCGCATGGAGGGAACAAAACGCCGGCTGTCGGACATCGAGCGCGAAATTCACGACATGCTCGAAGTCGAGCCGCACGCCGTGGCGGCGCTCGCCGAACTGGAGCCCGGCGCCGAATTGCCGCCGCTCAACGAGATCGAGGAAAACCTCGAAAAGCTGCGCCGCGATCGCGAGCGGCTTGGCGCGGTCAACCTGCGCGCCGAGGAAGAGCTGCGCGAGGTGGAAGCCCAGCACACTGCGCTGACCACGGAACGCGACGACCTCGTCGAAGCCATCAAGCGGCTGCGCCAGGGTATCCAGAGCCTGAACAAGGAAGCGCGCGAACGGCTGTTGACCTCGTTCGAGACCGTCAACGCGCACTTCAAGCGGCTGTTCGTCGAACTGTTCGGCGGCGGCGAAGCCGCATTGCACCTGATCGAGAGCGACGATCCGCTGGAAGCCGGTCTCGAAATCATCGCCAAGCCGCCCGGCAAGAAACCGCAGACCCTGTCCCTGCTGTCAGGCGGCGAGCAGGCACTGACCGCGCTGGCGCTGATCTTCGCGGTGTTCCTCACCAACCCGTCGCCGATCTGCGTGCTGGACGAAGTCGACGCCCCGCTCGACGACCACAACGTGGAGCGGTTCTGCAACCTGCTGAACGAGATGACCTCGTCGACTGAAACCCGCTTCATCATCATCACGCATAATCCGATCACGATGGCGCGGATGAACCGGCTGTACGGCGTCACCATGGCCGAACGCGGCGTCTCGCAACTCGTCTCGGTCGGCCTCGACGACGCGGTGAAGATCCTCGACCAGAACGTGGCGTGA